In one Palaemon carinicauda isolate YSFRI2023 chromosome 25, ASM3689809v2, whole genome shotgun sequence genomic region, the following are encoded:
- the LOC137618997 gene encoding uncharacterized protein, with the protein MAVVNKGNSVESITQRGRIVGEWKLGVPTRDIAISIGVLSTRTVQRWILRWREEGTLANRRRIGRPRVTTPQQDQQILAVSTANPMKASVAITKKLHLPCTAQATRRRLREHSTSCHVPAVKEQLEQWHRDTRLGFALQ; encoded by the coding sequence ATGGCAGTAGTAAACAAAGGCAACTCTGTTGAGAGTATAACTCAAAGAGGCCGGATCGTTGGTGAGTGGAAGCTTGGTGTTCCGACCCGAGATATTGCTATCAGCATTGGAGTGTTGTCAACTCGCACAGTCCAGAGGTGGATATTAAGATGGCGTGAAGAAGGAACATTAGCAAATAGACGAAGGATAGGACGACctcgagtgacaacaccacagcaaGATCAACAAATCCTGGCAGTATCAACAGCTAACCCTATGAAAGCATCTGTAGCTATCACAAAAAAACTTCATCTCCCGTGTACTGCACAGGCAACTAGACGTCGACTGAGGGAGCACTCGACCAGCTGTCATGTTCCAGCTGTCAAAGAACAGCTTGAGCAATGGCACCGTGACACCCGTCTAGGCTTTGCTCTGCAGTAG